In Clupea harengus chromosome 25, Ch_v2.0.2, whole genome shotgun sequence, one genomic interval encodes:
- the LOC105905808 gene encoding NACHT, LRR and PYD domains-containing protein 12-like has product MMSQPGDSKDRTHQMTTRSSREETPESPASSHASMTTGTPTKRKRDSPSHKVRPDSPAPSCVSMKSDRSMEPPIDLKERGTSPTIGTQQKRPRLHHELSSVLREVECKAKEFLTNELKRLTSYLTEDFPESPCSEEDEEHQREARDGALKIAVHILRNMNQEVLAQQLEKYGLVPRCQQNLKVRLKEKFQKVFEGVAKQGQPARLEDIYTELYITEGESVEVNTEHEVRQIEMASRRQITKRETPIKCTDIFKPLPGQDNPIRTVLTKGVAGIGKTVSVQKFILDWAEEKANQDVTFILPLPFRELNVIKDKTLSLMNVIHLFFPELKRLTFSDEDKSKIVFILDGLDESRLPLHFQTNDYICDVTEPASVDVLLTNLIKGNLLPTVLVWITSRPSAANQIPSECVDQVTEVRGFNDPQKEEYFMKRITKEKLAIRIITHLKSSRTLYIMCHIPVFCWMSSTVLEYILTEAESGEIPKSLTQMYTHFLIIQTRHISLKYGNRDADALLETLLSLGKLAFQQLEKGNVIFYEEDLRECGIDVTEASVYSGVCTQIFREEAGLYQGKVFCFVHLSIQEYLASLYVFVCFNRRETNAPDHSHAALLSVLFGSTTVQDLQKTAVDLALQSPTGHWDLFVRFLLGLSVESSQNLLRDLLPNTVCSPSSTEGTVTCIKQKIREAPNPERCINLFHCLSELNDNSLVEEVQRYLQMGKGSRGNLSLSQLSALAFALLMSEQDLMQFKLKDYGGRGSPARSDAGLLRMLPVVKASTKAVLHSCNLTESSWVALASVLRAKSCCVKDLNLSGNKVLDSGVELLCTGLEHPNCRLERLELWACDLTENSCAALSSALSSNSSSLRDLNLNGNELQDSGVELLSTGLKHPNCKLEILELWECKLSESSCAFLASALCSKSTSLRKLNLKNNKLRDAGVKQLYSALEHPNCKLETLELQGCRLTQESCASLASALLSDTSSLKMLSLSSNNLLDSGVELLSAALGHPNCKLEKLKLQSCHLTERSCECLASALSSQSSSMRKLNLRWNNLEQSAAFLPLLQDPNSKLESAKL; this is encoded by the exons ATGATGAGTCAACCTGGAGACTCCAAAGACCGGACTCACCAGATGACTACACg CTCATCCCGTGAGGAGACACCAGAGTCTCCAGCATCCAGTCATGCGTCCATGACGACGGGGACGCCAACcaaaagaaagagggacag CCCCTCACATAAGGTAAGGCCTGACTCTcctgcacccagctgtgtgtccatgaagagtgaccggtcaaTGGAGCCGCCAATCGACCTCAAAGAGAGGGGAACGTCCCCTACTATTGG CACCCAACAAAAAAGACCCAGGTTGCATCATGAGCTGTCATCTGTACTCAGG GAGGTTGAATGTAAAGCGAAGGAGTTCTTGACCAATGAGCTGAAGAGACTCACGAGTTACCTGACAGAGGATTTCCCAGAATCCCCTTGtagtgaggaggatgaggagcacCAGAGAGAAGCCAGAGATGGAGCTCTGAAGATTGCAGTGCACATCCTGAGGAACATGAACCAGGAGGTCCTCGCTCAGCAGCTGGAGAAAT ATGGGCTGGTTCCCAGATGTCAACAAAACCTGAAAGTCCGACTTAAGGAGAAGTTCCAAAAAGTATTTGAGGGAGTTGCAAAGCAGGGACAACCTGCCCGCTTGGAAGATATttacacagagctctacatcacagagggggaAAGTGTAGAGGTCAATACTGaacatgaggtcagacagatTGAGATGGCATCCAGGAGACAAATAACAAAGAGGGAAACACCAATCAAATGTACTGACATCTTCAAGCCCTTACCTGGACAAGACAACCCCATCAGAACTGTGCTGACAAAGggagttgctggcattggaaaaacagtctctGTGCAGAAATTCATTCTGGACTGGGCTGAAGAAAAAGCCAATCAGGATGTCACTTTCATTCTGCCACTTCCTTTCCGGGAGCTGAACGTGATCAAGGATAAAACGTTGAGTCTTATGAACGTCATCCATCTCTTCTTTCCAGAACTGAAAAGATTAACCTTTTCTGATGAAGACAAAAGCAAAATAGTTTTCATACTCGATGGTCTTGATGAAAGCCGACTTCCTTTGCATTTCCAAACCAATGACTACATCTGTGATGTAACAGAACCTGCATCAGTGGATGTCCTTCTCACAAACCTCATCAAGGGGAATCTACTTCCCACTGTTCTTGTGTGGATCACCTCCCGACcatcagcagccaatcaaatccctTCTGAGTGTGTTGACCAGGTGACAGAAGTCCGGGGTttcaatgacccacagaaggaggagtactTCATGAAGAGAATCACAAAAGAGAAACTGGCAATCAGAATCATCACACACCTAAAGTCATCCAGGACCCTCTACATCATGTgtcacattccagtcttctgttggatGTCATCCACTGTTCTGGAGTACATCCTGACTgaagcagagagtggagagattcCAAAGTCTTTGactcagatgtacacacacttcctcatcaTACAAACCAGACACATTAGTCTGAAGTATGGAAACCGTGATGCGGATGCACTCCTGGAGACCCTTCTATCCCTGGGCAAACTGGCTTTTcagcagctggagaagggcaatgtgatcttctatgaggaggacctgagagagtgtggcattgatgtcacagAAGCATCAGTGTACTCAGGGGTGTGCACCCAGATCTTCAGAGAGGAGGCTGGACTGTACCAGGGGAAAGTGTTCTGCTTTGTTCATCTCAGCATCCAGGAATATTTGGCATCactttatgtgtttgtctgtttcaacCGCAGAGAGACAAATGCACCTGATCACAGTCACGCCGCTCTACTTTCGGTTCTGTTTGGATCTACGACAGTTCAAGACCTGCAGAAGACTGCTGTGGACCTGGCCTTACAGAGTCCAACTGGACACTGGGACCTCTTTGTTCGCTTTCTTCTGGGCCTCTCAGTGGAGTCCAGTCAGAATCTCTTGCGTGACTTGCTGCCAAATACAGTCTGCTCACCAAGCAGCACAGAAGGAACAGTCACGTGCATCAAGCAGAAGATCAGAGAAGCCCCCAACCCAGAGAGATGCATCAACCTGTTCCACTGTCTGAGTGAACTGAATGACAACTCTCTGGTGGAGGAGGTCCAACGATACCTCCAGATGGGGAAGGGATCCAGAgggaatctctctctttcccagctGTCAGCTCTGGCCTTTGCGCTACTGATGTCAGAACAGGATCTGATGCAGTTTAAACTGAAGGATTATGGGGGACGTGGTTCACCTGCCAGATCAGATGCAGGTCTGCTGAGGATGCTGCCAGTAGTCAAAGCATCAACAAAAGCTGT gCTACATAGCTGTAACCTGACAGAGAGCAGCTGGGTCGCTTTAGCTTCAGTTCTCAGGGCAAAGTCTTGCTGTGTGAAGGATCTGAATTTGAGTGGAAACAAAGTGCTTGACTCAGGAGTCGAGCTGCTTTGTACCGGCCTGGAGCATCCAAACTGCAGACTGGAGAGACTGGA gctgtGGGCATGTGACCTCACAGAGaacagctgtgctgctttatcttcagctctcagctcaaactcttccagCCTGAGAGATCTGAACCTGAATGGGAATGAGCTGCAGGActcaggagtggagctgctttctaCTGGTCTAAAACATCCAAACTGCAAGCTGGAGATACTGGA GCTGTGGGAATGTAAGCTGAGCGAGAGCAGCTGTGCCTTTCTGGCCTCAGCTCTCTGCTCCAAGTCCACCAGTCTGCGAAAGCTCAACCTCAAGAACAACAAGCTGAGGGATGCAGGAGTCAAGCAGCTGTACTCTGCTCTGGAGCATccaaactgtaaactggagacactAGA ACTGCAGGGCTGTAGACTCACTCAGGAGAGCTGTGCATCCCTGGCCTCCGC
- the LOC116219516 gene encoding dual specificity mitogen-activated protein kinase kinase 2, with translation MAPKRRPVPLNITTVGEGQPTSTTIDAASEANLEALQKKLEELDLDEQQKKRLEAFLTQKAKVGELKDDDFHRICELGAGNGGVVNKVCHKPSGLVMARKLIHLEIKPAIRNQIIRELQVLHECNSPYIVGFYGAFYSDGEISICMEHMDGGSLDQVMKEAKRIPEEILGKVSIAVLRGLAYLREKHQIMHRDVKPSNILVNSRGEIKLCDFGVSGQLIDSMANSFVGTRSYMSPERLQGTHYSVQSDVWSMGLSLVELSIGRYPIPPPETRELEALFGRPLGEGEAQSTSPRPRPPGRPVSGHGPAMAIFELLDYIVNEPPPRLPLGVFTSDFQEFVTKCLIKNPAERADLKMLMNHTFIKRSEVEEVDFAGWLCKTMGLNQPSTPTRITD, from the exons ATGGCCCCAAAAAGACGACCGGTGCCTCTCAACATCACCACCGTAGGAGAAGGACAGCCCACGTCTACCACCATAGATGCAGCTTCAGA ggcTAACCTGGAGGCTCTGCAGAAGAAGCTCGAGGAGCTGGATCTGGACGAGCAGCAGAAGAAGCGCTTGGAGGCCTTCCTTACCCAGAAGGCCAAGGTGGGCGAGCTCAAGGACGACGACTTCCACCGCATCTGTGAACTGGGTGCCGGCAATGGCGGCGTGGTGAACAAGGTCTGCCATAAGCCCTCGGGCCTGGTGATGGCACGCAAG CTGATCCACCTGGAGATCAAGCCGGCCATCCGCAACCAGATCATCAGAGAGCTGCAGGTGCTGCACGAGTGCAACTCGCCCTACATCGTGGGCTTCTACGGAGCCTTCTACAGCGACGGGGAGATCAGCATCTGCATGGAGCACATG GATGGTGGATCTCTTGATCAGGTGATGAAGGAGGCCAAGAGGATCCCAGAGGAGATCCTGGGCAAAGTCAGTATAGCG GTTCTAAGGGGCCTGGCCTACCTCCGTGAGAAGCACCAGATTATGCACAGAG ACGTAAAGCCCTCTAACATCCTGGTGAATTCTCGCGGTGAGATCAAGCTGTGTGACTTCGGCGTGAGTGGGCAGCTCATCGACTCCATGGCCAACTCCTTTGTGGGCACGCGCTCCTACATGTCG ccgGAGCGCCTGCAGGGCACACACTACTCTGTGCAGTCTGACGTGTGGAGTATGGGCCTGTCCCTGGTGGAGCTGTCCATCGGACGCTACCCCATCCCCCCGCCGGAGACCCGTGAGTTGGAGGCCCTCTTCGGCCGAccactgggagagggagaggcacagAGCACGTCACCCCGACCCAGACCTCCAGGGAGACCAGTCAGtg GTCACGGGCCGGCCATGGCCATCTTTGAGCTGCTGGACTACATAGTCAacgag CCTCCTCCCAGACTGCCCCTGGGCGTGTTCACCTCAGACTTCCAGGAGTTCGTCACTAAATG cCTCATTAAGAACCCTGCGGAGCGAGCAGACCTGAAGATgctgatg AACCATACCTTCATTAAGCGCTCTGAGGTAGAAGAGGTGGACTTCGCTGGATGGCTCTGCAAGACCATGGGCCTGAACCAGCCCAGCACCCCTACTCGCATCACTGactga